A window of Halomonas sp. GFAJ-1 contains these coding sequences:
- a CDS encoding cysteine--tRNA ligase: MQLFNTLTRRRESLRTEQPDRVTLYVCGPTVYNYAHIGNARPAVVFDLLSRILRHDYERVIYARNFTDVDDKINAAAQAAGVPIGTVTERYIAAYHEDMQALGVLSPDLEPRVTEHIADIVSLIKTLIERGHAYEAQGHVLFHVCSYPEYGELSRRQPDDMLAGARVEVAPYKRDPMDFVLWKPSSSEQPGWESPWGRGRPGWHVECTAMIGKHLGHTIDIHGGGQDLIFPHHENEIAQGTCAHGARYCHTWVHNSFVTVDGQKMSKSLGNVLLVRDLLAEAPGEAIRLALLSTHYRRPLDWNAERLTRARRTLTHHYQALAEVETLDVGSNIQPDNALLDALRRDLNVAEALARLQQLVEALKNAENDTQRADAKGRVLASAKLLGLLQQLPSKALKALSPERSGLSVARIDALIAEREDARQQRDFNRADSLRDELLELGIEIRDTPNGAHWQPREDIADKH; the protein is encoded by the coding sequence ATGCAACTTTTCAACACCCTGACGCGCCGCCGTGAGTCTCTGCGCACTGAGCAACCGGATCGCGTAACGCTCTATGTCTGCGGCCCCACCGTTTATAACTATGCGCATATTGGTAATGCGCGCCCGGCAGTCGTGTTTGACCTGTTATCACGAATCCTGCGCCACGATTATGAACGGGTCATTTACGCGCGTAACTTCACCGATGTGGACGACAAAATTAACGCGGCTGCCCAGGCGGCGGGCGTGCCAATCGGCACGGTCACGGAACGCTACATCGCTGCCTATCACGAGGACATGCAGGCGCTGGGGGTACTATCACCAGACCTAGAGCCCCGAGTCACTGAGCATATCGCTGATATCGTCTCGCTGATTAAGACACTTATCGAGCGTGGGCACGCCTATGAAGCGCAAGGACATGTGCTGTTCCACGTCTGCTCTTACCCAGAATATGGCGAACTATCCCGCCGCCAACCAGACGATATGCTCGCAGGTGCTCGAGTAGAGGTCGCCCCTTATAAACGCGACCCGATGGACTTTGTATTGTGGAAGCCCTCTTCCTCCGAGCAACCAGGCTGGGAAAGCCCTTGGGGTCGAGGACGACCCGGCTGGCACGTGGAGTGTACGGCCATGATAGGCAAACACCTCGGCCACACTATCGACATACATGGCGGCGGCCAGGATCTGATTTTTCCCCATCATGAAAATGAGATTGCCCAGGGCACCTGCGCCCACGGTGCCCGCTACTGCCATACCTGGGTACACAACAGTTTTGTGACCGTCGATGGTCAGAAGATGTCCAAATCCCTCGGTAACGTGCTGCTAGTGCGCGACCTGCTGGCCGAGGCTCCTGGCGAAGCAATTCGCTTGGCGCTGCTCTCTACCCACTACCGCCGTCCGTTGGACTGGAATGCCGAACGTTTAACCCGTGCGCGGCGTACGCTAACCCACCATTACCAAGCCCTGGCCGAGGTGGAAACGCTCGATGTTGGTAGCAATATCCAACCTGATAACGCTCTGCTCGACGCGCTGCGCCGTGACCTCAACGTTGCTGAAGCGCTCGCCCGCTTACAGCAGCTAGTTGAAGCCTTAAAAAACGCTGAGAACGATACCCAGCGCGCTGATGCCAAGGGGCGTGTGTTGGCATCCGCCAAGCTACTTGGCCTACTTCAGCAGCTACCCAGCAAAGCCCTGAAAGCGCTTTCGCCCGAGCGCTCAGGCTTGTCGGTCGCGCGTATCGACGCGTTGATCGCCGAACGTGAAGATGCTCGTCAGCAACGCGATTTCAACCGCGCCGACAGCCTGCGGGACGAGCTTCTCGAACTTGGCATCGAAATTCGCGATACGCCGAATGGCGCACACTGGCAGCCACGAGAAGACATCGCTGACAAGCATTAA
- a CDS encoding threonine--tRNA ligase — MTDTPVTAPDKHLTITLPDKRQLTLASPTCVAEIAAAIGPGLARQALAGRINGQLVDACDPITSDAHIQVITPNDPEGLEIIRHSCAHLVGHAVKQLYPSAEMVIGPVIDDGFYYDIAYERPFTPEDLQAIETRMKALIGQEYDVVKQRVPRDEALGIFRERGERYKQQLIDEMPNEQSLGLYIHQEYVDMCRGPHVPNTRFLKHFQLTKLSGAYWRGDARNAQLQRVYGTAWADRKALKAYLKRLEEAEKRDHRRLGRQLGLFHFQDEAPGAVFWHPDGWTVLQTLIAYMRRRQQNSGYIEVNTPDMMDRSLWETSGHWQNYQEHMFTTQTEDGRSLALKPMNCPGSVLLFRHGLKSYRDLPIRMGEFGKVHRYEPSGSLHGLLRVRHFTQDDAHIYCTPEQMNDECRRVVALVLDIYREFGFKDVRLKLSTRPENRMGSEAVWDRLEGALTASLEAMGLDYELNPGEGAFYGPKLEFVLRDAIGRDWQCGTLQVDMNLPERFGLDYIDEHGQRQRPVMLHRALFGSLERFLGILIEHHAGKLPAWLAPQQAVIMSITESQANYANTLAEALCGAGIRAKADVRNEKIGYKIREQTLQRIPFLLIVGGRETEEGNVTLRHRDGTDLGTLPVDEAIAQLTEHSRAPDIDAQRREQASRLQSLHSPASTEETSA, encoded by the coding sequence ATGACCGATACGCCCGTCACTGCCCCCGACAAACATCTCACTATCACCTTGCCGGATAAGCGCCAGCTAACGCTGGCGTCGCCTACCTGCGTGGCTGAGATTGCGGCAGCTATTGGTCCCGGCCTGGCTCGCCAGGCGCTGGCAGGCCGCATCAATGGGCAATTGGTAGACGCCTGTGACCCCATCACCAGTGATGCTCACATACAGGTCATCACTCCCAACGACCCCGAAGGGCTGGAGATCATCCGCCACTCCTGCGCCCACTTGGTCGGGCATGCCGTTAAGCAGCTTTACCCAAGCGCCGAGATGGTTATTGGGCCCGTTATTGATGACGGCTTCTATTACGACATCGCCTATGAGCGCCCCTTTACACCTGAAGACTTGCAAGCCATCGAAACGCGTATGAAAGCTCTGATCGGCCAAGAGTACGATGTCGTCAAACAACGCGTACCCCGCGACGAAGCCCTGGGTATCTTCCGCGAGCGCGGTGAGCGCTACAAGCAGCAGCTAATCGACGAAATGCCTAATGAACAGAGCCTTGGTCTCTACATTCATCAGGAGTACGTGGATATGTGCCGTGGCCCCCACGTACCCAATACGCGTTTCCTAAAACACTTCCAACTGACCAAACTCTCCGGCGCCTACTGGCGGGGCGATGCCCGCAATGCCCAGCTGCAGCGCGTCTACGGTACTGCCTGGGCTGATCGCAAGGCACTTAAGGCCTACCTTAAACGCCTGGAAGAAGCAGAAAAGCGTGACCACCGCCGCCTGGGGCGCCAGCTAGGGCTATTTCACTTTCAAGATGAAGCCCCCGGCGCCGTTTTCTGGCACCCCGACGGCTGGACAGTGCTACAGACACTGATTGCCTATATGCGCCGCCGCCAGCAAAACAGCGGTTATATCGAGGTCAACACCCCCGATATGATGGACCGTAGCTTGTGGGAGACCTCCGGCCACTGGCAGAACTACCAGGAGCACATGTTCACCACCCAGACCGAGGATGGCCGCTCGCTAGCGCTCAAACCCATGAACTGCCCGGGCAGTGTGCTGCTTTTTCGCCACGGTCTAAAAAGCTACCGCGACCTCCCCATTCGCATGGGAGAGTTCGGCAAGGTGCATCGCTACGAACCATCGGGTTCGCTACATGGGCTGCTGCGAGTGCGCCACTTCACCCAAGATGATGCCCACATTTACTGCACTCCCGAGCAAATGAACGACGAGTGCCGGCGGGTGGTAGCGCTAGTACTCGACATTTACCGCGAATTCGGCTTCAAAGACGTACGCCTGAAACTTTCCACTCGACCAGAAAACCGCATGGGAAGCGAGGCCGTATGGGATCGCCTTGAAGGTGCGCTGACTGCATCCCTGGAAGCGATGGGTCTGGACTACGAACTCAACCCTGGCGAAGGTGCGTTCTACGGCCCCAAACTGGAGTTCGTGCTGCGCGACGCCATCGGTCGCGACTGGCAGTGCGGCACCTTGCAGGTGGATATGAACCTGCCTGAGCGTTTTGGGCTCGACTATATCGACGAGCATGGCCAACGCCAACGCCCGGTGATGCTGCACCGCGCACTGTTTGGCTCATTAGAGCGCTTTCTCGGCATTCTTATCGAGCACCATGCGGGGAAACTGCCCGCATGGCTGGCACCGCAGCAAGCTGTCATTATGTCGATCACCGAATCCCAGGCCAACTATGCCAACACCCTAGCGGAAGCGCTGTGTGGTGCGGGGATTCGTGCCAAAGCTGATGTACGCAATGAAAAGATCGGCTACAAAATCCGCGAACAGACGCTTCAGCGAATTCCTTTTTTGCTGATCGTCGGCGGCCGTGAGACAGAAGAAGGCAACGTCACCCTACGCCATCGTGATGGCACTGATCTCGGCACTTTACCCGTAGATGAGGCGATCGCTCAATTAACAGAGCACAGCCGTGCCCCCGACATTGATGCCCAGCGCCGCGAGCAAGCCAGTCGCTTACAAAGCTTGCACTCACCGGCATCCACAGAGGAGACCTCGGCATGA
- a CDS encoding dihydroorotase (Catalyzes the reversible hydrolysis of the amide bond within dihydroorotate. This metabolic intermediate is required for the biosynthesis of pyrimidine nucleotides), with translation MTTTDDISSRLTRRHADLLVLNGQVVTPAGIERLDIACLGGRIVALGELRACWTAVNILEAVGLHVLPGVIDTQVHFREPGQTHKETIEAGTRGAVLGGVTGIFEMPNTTPLTLTPGDLQAKFDLAQGRAWCDYAFYIGGSAVNAERLAELERLTGCAGVKVFMGSSFGDLLADDDAVLRRILRHGQRRMAVHAEDEARLRDRRALVDASGDVCDHPHWRDPESALMATKRIVEMANEVGRRLHVLHVSTADEMAYLAHHKHRVSVEVTPHHLTLCAPECYQRLGSLAQMNPPVRDGTHRQALWQAIRDGVVDVIGSDHAPHTRSEKSKPYPNSPSGMTGVQTLVPIMLDHVSKGRLSLQRLADLTSAGPARLFGIEGKGRIALGYDADLTLVDLNTERLITNEWIASVSRWTPYHDKPVTGWPIATVVRGQAVVRDGALIGSPQGQPMAFLDVPNSHAGT, from the coding sequence ATGACTACCACTGACGACATCAGTTCGCGGCTAACCCGCCGCCACGCTGACCTGCTGGTGCTCAACGGCCAGGTGGTCACACCGGCTGGCATCGAACGCCTGGATATCGCCTGCTTGGGCGGGCGTATCGTTGCGTTGGGGGAACTACGCGCTTGCTGGACGGCTGTCAACATCCTGGAGGCCGTGGGCCTGCACGTCCTGCCTGGGGTTATCGACACCCAAGTGCATTTCCGTGAACCCGGGCAAACTCACAAGGAGACCATCGAAGCAGGCACACGCGGTGCGGTGCTTGGCGGTGTTACTGGGATTTTTGAGATGCCCAACACAACGCCGCTCACCCTTACACCAGGGGATCTACAGGCCAAGTTCGACCTTGCTCAAGGCCGCGCCTGGTGCGACTACGCTTTTTATATAGGCGGCTCGGCGGTCAATGCCGAGCGCTTAGCCGAACTTGAACGGCTAACCGGCTGCGCTGGTGTCAAAGTCTTTATGGGCAGCTCGTTCGGCGACCTGCTGGCCGATGACGATGCCGTTTTACGGCGTATTTTGCGTCACGGCCAACGGCGTATGGCCGTGCATGCCGAAGATGAAGCCCGGCTTCGCGATCGCCGCGCCCTGGTCGACGCCAGCGGCGACGTGTGCGACCACCCACACTGGCGTGATCCTGAAAGCGCGCTGATGGCGACTAAACGCATTGTAGAGATGGCCAATGAGGTCGGGCGACGACTTCACGTACTGCATGTATCCACTGCCGACGAAATGGCCTATCTCGCTCACCACAAGCACCGCGTCAGCGTCGAAGTCACCCCTCACCACCTGACACTCTGCGCACCAGAGTGCTACCAGCGCTTGGGCAGCTTGGCGCAGATGAACCCACCGGTACGCGATGGCACTCACCGTCAGGCACTTTGGCAAGCCATTCGCGACGGCGTAGTCGACGTGATCGGCAGCGACCACGCCCCGCATACCCGAAGCGAAAAATCCAAGCCCTACCCCAACTCTCCCAGCGGCATGACCGGTGTGCAGACCTTGGTGCCGATTATGCTCGATCACGTCAGCAAAGGGCGTTTGAGCCTGCAGCGGCTAGCCGATCTCACCAGCGCAGGGCCAGCTCGGCTATTTGGTATTGAAGGAAAAGGGCGCATTGCACTAGGCTATGATGCTGACCTTACTCTGGTCGACCTAAATACCGAGCGCCTGATCACTAATGAGTGGATCGCTAGCGTTAGCCGTTGGACGCCTTACCACGACAAACCAGTCACCGGCTGGCCGATAGCCACCGTGGTGCGCGGCCAAGCGGTGGTACGTGATGGCGCCCTAATAGGCAGCCCCCAAGGGCAACCCATGGCATTTTTAGACGTGCCTAATTCTCACGCTGGAACATAG
- a CDS encoding S-ribosylhomocysteine lyase, with the protein MPLLDSFTVDHTIMNAPAVRVAKTMNSPSGDTITVFDLRFSKPNEDMMGEKGIHTLEHLFAGFMRNHLNSDSVEIIDISPMGCRTGFYMSLLGSPSEESVGNAWLAAMRDVLAVKRMEEIPELNEFQCGTFVMHSLNDAQQIAQSIIDQGIGINKNDDIALSPERLEALGNDVK; encoded by the coding sequence ATGCCTTTACTCGATAGTTTTACCGTTGACCACACGATAATGAATGCCCCAGCCGTGCGAGTTGCCAAAACCATGAACTCGCCCTCCGGCGATACCATCACCGTGTTCGATTTGCGCTTTAGCAAGCCCAATGAAGACATGATGGGTGAAAAAGGGATCCACACCCTAGAGCACTTATTTGCCGGTTTTATGCGCAATCACTTAAACAGTGACAGTGTCGAAATTATTGATATTTCGCCGATGGGCTGCCGTACGGGGTTTTATATGAGCTTGCTGGGAAGCCCAAGCGAAGAAAGCGTGGGCAATGCGTGGCTGGCCGCCATGCGCGATGTCTTAGCGGTGAAGCGAATGGAGGAGATTCCAGAGCTCAACGAGTTTCAGTGCGGCACCTTCGTTATGCACTCGCTAAACGATGCTCAACAGATCGCTCAGAGCATTATTGATCAAGGTATTGGGATCAATAAAAACGATGACATTGCCCTCAGTCCTGAGCGGCTAGAAGCATTGGGTAATGACGTTAAATAA
- a CDS encoding tellurite resistance protein, whose amino-acid sequence MNNFYDQHAAAFFASTVNVDMSPLYKEFLPYVPPGGRILDAGCGSGRDAKNFKDQGYVVTAIDASQTLCDLASTHIGQRAHCLPFHEITWQEYFDAVWACASLLHLTADQLPDAVERLVSSLKSSGVMYCSFKWGSQERDKDGRHFIDLNEERFTSFVVSPLKVDVVKLWKTADRRSLREDEFWLNVIIRKR is encoded by the coding sequence ATGAATAATTTCTACGATCAGCATGCGGCAGCGTTTTTTGCATCCACGGTCAACGTGGATATGTCGCCACTGTATAAGGAATTTCTACCTTATGTGCCCCCAGGTGGTCGTATCTTGGATGCGGGCTGTGGTTCAGGGCGAGATGCCAAAAACTTTAAGGATCAAGGTTATGTGGTCACAGCCATTGATGCATCTCAAACCCTTTGTGATCTTGCTTCTACGCATATCGGGCAACGTGCGCACTGCTTACCATTCCATGAAATAACATGGCAGGAGTACTTTGATGCGGTTTGGGCGTGTGCTTCGCTACTTCACCTGACTGCCGATCAATTGCCTGACGCTGTGGAGCGTCTTGTAAGCTCTCTCAAATCCAGTGGTGTGATGTATTGCTCGTTTAAGTGGGGCAGTCAGGAGCGTGACAAGGACGGGCGGCATTTCATTGATTTAAACGAGGAGCGTTTCACATCCTTTGTGGTATCTCCACTTAAAGTAGATGTGGTTAAGCTTTGGAAGACAGCAGACCGCCGCTCCTTACGGGAAGACGAGTTTTGGCTGAATGTCATTATAAGGAAGAGGTGA
- a CDS encoding HNH endonuclease, producing the protein MDFYTSEPTLENYWRSVILFGRNVASYKFALSKALIDLSPSDHELVTLEQLAVPYAKHICEHLQGNDKQATSSSSRFLDECRKFNHGETTKVSLINTTVKLGFTNVIDAFHNVNSGDLPQRFFIDERRQNSGIRLTDNFYSLFREQQPGSLYDETEARWRLVESAWSMNLSRNLITVQHDAQNELLFTNQVHRRVNITSCRDALNGYQKGRCFYSFKKISICSGNAERADVDHFFPHTLKDKSIIPNLDGVWNLVLSSQECNRGSGGKLARLPSLNLLARLHQRNEYLITSHHPLRETLILQTGKDEPARRRFLQSCYNQAKSILIHTWEPEPLDDPMF; encoded by the coding sequence ATGGATTTCTATACATCGGAACCAACACTCGAAAACTACTGGCGTTCAGTTATTCTTTTTGGCCGAAATGTCGCTTCATATAAGTTTGCTCTGTCTAAAGCTCTCATTGACCTATCCCCAAGTGACCATGAATTAGTTACCTTGGAACAACTGGCCGTGCCCTATGCCAAGCATATCTGTGAGCATCTTCAGGGTAACGACAAGCAGGCCACCTCATCGAGCAGCCGGTTTCTGGATGAATGCCGAAAATTTAATCATGGAGAGACCACCAAAGTTTCTTTAATAAATACGACTGTAAAGCTCGGCTTTACAAACGTGATCGATGCCTTTCATAACGTAAACAGTGGCGATTTGCCTCAGCGTTTTTTCATAGACGAGCGACGCCAAAATAGTGGTATTCGCTTGACGGATAATTTTTATTCTTTGTTTAGAGAGCAGCAGCCAGGTTCGCTTTACGACGAGACCGAAGCACGTTGGCGATTGGTAGAAAGCGCTTGGTCGATGAATCTATCTCGGAACCTCATCACTGTTCAGCATGATGCTCAAAATGAATTGCTTTTTACTAACCAGGTGCATAGGCGCGTCAATATTACCTCTTGCAGGGATGCGCTCAACGGTTATCAAAAAGGGCGGTGTTTCTACTCGTTTAAAAAAATTAGCATTTGTTCGGGGAATGCCGAAAGGGCGGATGTAGATCACTTTTTCCCACACACACTGAAAGACAAGAGCATCATTCCCAACCTTGATGGGGTCTGGAATTTGGTTTTATCAAGCCAGGAGTGCAATCGTGGTAGTGGCGGAAAATTAGCTAGATTGCCATCACTGAATTTGCTGGCACGCTTGCACCAACGCAATGAATATCTAATTACAAGCCATCACCCACTTAGAGAAACGCTTATTCTGCAGACCGGAAAAGATGAACCTGCACGACGCAGGTTTCTTCAAAGCTGCTATAACCAAGCAAAATCGATCCTAATACACACATGGGAGCCTGAGCCACTAGATGATCCAATGTTTTAA
- a CDS encoding transposase, producing MSYPRYTEEFKIEAVKQVVERGHRVAEVAERLGVSGHSLYIWIKRYDKPVEQRQEDDDLQAENRRLKAELKRVSEERDILKKATAYFARESD from the coding sequence ATGAGCTATCCCCGCTACACTGAAGAATTCAAAATCGAAGCCGTCAAGCAGGTGGTAGAGCGCGGCCATCGCGTGGCCGAGGTCGCTGAGCGGCTAGGCGTGTCAGGTCACAGCCTGTACATCTGGATCAAGCGCTACGATAAGCCGGTAGAACAACGGCAAGAAGATGATGATCTCCAAGCTGAAAACCGTCGTTTGAAGGCCGAGCTCAAACGCGTATCAGAAGAGCGAGACATATTAAAAAAGGCCACCGCGTACTTCGCCAGGGAGTCCGACTGA
- a CDS encoding transposase has product MMAVHPSGYYAWCKKALSNRAREDERLLGLIKHSWLESGGVYGYRKVYQDLREAGEACGKHRVARLMSREGLRSQTGYRRRPGGYGGGKPAVVSPNHLDRQFEVTAPNVTWVTDITYIRTYEGWLYLAVVIDLFSRQVVGWSMKSRMTTELVLDALLSAVWRRKPQGTVMVHSDQGSQFSSGDWQSFLKANHLVGSMSRRGNCHDNAVAESFFQLLKRERIKRQIYSTREAARCDVFNYIEMFYNPKRRHGTSDNLSPVEYERRYFKSLTGV; this is encoded by the coding sequence ATGATGGCAGTGCACCCCAGCGGTTACTACGCATGGTGTAAAAAAGCGCTCTCTAATCGAGCGCGAGAAGATGAGCGCTTGCTGGGATTGATCAAGCACTCCTGGCTTGAAAGCGGCGGTGTATATGGCTATCGCAAGGTCTACCAGGACTTGCGTGAAGCTGGCGAAGCTTGCGGGAAGCACCGTGTGGCGCGTCTTATGAGTAGGGAAGGTTTACGTTCTCAGACAGGCTATCGACGACGCCCTGGCGGCTATGGCGGTGGAAAACCGGCTGTTGTATCCCCTAACCATTTAGACCGTCAGTTTGAAGTAACAGCGCCAAATGTTACTTGGGTGACGGACATCACGTACATCCGCACTTATGAAGGCTGGCTTTACTTAGCGGTAGTTATCGACCTGTTTTCTCGTCAAGTGGTTGGCTGGTCGATGAAGTCTCGCATGACTACGGAGTTGGTACTGGATGCTTTGTTATCAGCAGTCTGGCGACGCAAGCCACAAGGAACGGTGATGGTGCATTCGGATCAAGGAAGCCAGTTTAGCAGTGGAGACTGGCAAAGCTTTCTGAAAGCGAATCACTTGGTAGGCAGCATGAGCCGACGTGGTAACTGTCATGACAACGCCGTTGCTGAAAGCTTCTTTCAACTTCTAAAGCGAGAGCGAATCAAGCGACAGATTTATTCAACACGCGAAGCAGCTAGATGTGACGTGTTCAATTATATTGAAATGTTTTACAACCCAAAGCGCCGACACGGCACAAGTGATAACTTGTCACCGGTTGAGTATGAAAGGCGTTACTTTAAGAGCCTAACGGGTGTCTAG